Proteins from one Bacteroides zhangwenhongii genomic window:
- a CDS encoding outer membrane beta-barrel protein has product MKKTTINILLLFIALLVNAQDKTNELSGFIMHKQESGFNTSLDGANIFLIYAKDTLKTTSVNGTFRFKPIKTGKAKLIVTAMGCRKVEKELNIIAGKNPNLYIDILDESIQLEEVTIKGRIPIVTQNGDTLIFNPKAVNVQEGDVAMNIVEQLPGAETDEHSVQIMGKQVTKTYIDGKLIFGSDPMAALKNLSATDVLKIKAYDEYENTKTKKLMYRGDLTRVLNIETKSKLISSWKAHLLASAGSNLDSENSRGKFRKGLGLTANFFSENFLLTGNAFHNNINRKSNNIKDVLSISNPKSTFNETTYADLAMEHSWNTENGTYGGFTAFYTFGYDRDNTDTRSEQLYFPDNNYQQRLYEEQNSNSDRKQNHYSELSFSNSNDKWGALHWNQLITYNNNKDWQSLYIYNEVNNLQASKSLMHYGNLNKSFHVMERISYTNGITDRFGYTLESSIDINKGNDHSLRVDTLESSITQTYLTIPSKLRNTEWNGNVQLMYILNPETESQLSLDYSVKYENGWKHQFAWNMLNPTDPQTDEANTYSYKVNNLIQKQEVSLHFSPYEKTSCDISAGLKESTLNRKEKDIDNYQKTFISPTVKLSLVYSDITNSWNTTYMLHNLVPNIVQLRPQIDNSNPYMLRSGNPNLKQSYLHSFLFNYSRMLGKHNHTLGVAINTTIRQHSPVAKTTYYNTETYLPELQYTTPAHSSLISFENVEGYWDIKGKLIWQAPIRSIKSKYILSTGFNYEHNPYYIGENKTTTRTYDPSLEHSLLCNLTKKLKITVSTNTRYIHSINTENYTGKTFYQTAGTTVDISQICKHFYLSSHYLFIFSRDYGINKEINRNHTLNLNIGCKVLNRKGDISIAAYDLLNSHRTFSSQMYSNYIQNTWTNYYGRFFTINFAYRFGKVKSNYEGNTNDGSIREYRSMPGKI; this is encoded by the coding sequence ATGAAAAAAACAACAATTAATATTTTATTATTATTCATAGCCTTACTCGTGAATGCTCAGGATAAGACAAATGAATTATCAGGATTTATCATGCACAAACAAGAAAGTGGATTTAATACGTCATTAGATGGTGCCAATATTTTTTTAATCTATGCAAAAGATACATTGAAAACAACAAGTGTAAATGGAACATTCCGTTTCAAACCTATAAAAACAGGGAAAGCGAAACTTATTGTGACTGCCATGGGATGTAGAAAAGTTGAAAAAGAACTAAATATAATAGCAGGAAAGAATCCTAATCTTTACATAGATATTTTGGATGAATCCATCCAACTGGAAGAAGTCACCATCAAGGGCAGAATCCCCATTGTGACCCAAAATGGTGACACGCTAATATTCAACCCTAAGGCAGTCAACGTACAAGAAGGAGATGTCGCCATGAATATTGTGGAGCAACTTCCAGGAGCAGAGACCGATGAGCACTCCGTCCAGATAATGGGAAAACAAGTGACCAAAACTTATATAGACGGCAAACTAATATTCGGAAGTGACCCTATGGCAGCACTTAAGAATCTTTCTGCAACTGACGTATTAAAAATCAAGGCTTATGACGAATATGAAAATACGAAAACAAAAAAACTAATGTATAGGGGAGACCTCACCAGAGTGCTTAATATTGAGACTAAAAGCAAGCTTATCAGCTCGTGGAAAGCACATCTATTGGCCAGTGCAGGTAGTAATCTGGATTCAGAGAATAGCAGAGGGAAGTTCCGTAAAGGACTCGGACTCACTGCCAATTTCTTCTCTGAGAATTTTTTACTTACTGGGAATGCTTTTCACAATAATATCAACCGGAAATCAAACAATATTAAAGATGTTCTTTCCATCTCCAATCCTAAAAGTACTTTCAACGAAACAACTTATGCTGATTTAGCTATGGAACACTCATGGAATACTGAAAATGGGACATACGGTGGGTTTACGGCATTCTACACTTTCGGTTATGATCGCGATAATACAGATACACGATCTGAACAACTTTATTTTCCCGACAACAATTATCAGCAGCGCCTTTATGAAGAACAAAACAGCAACAGTGACAGAAAACAGAATCACTATTCCGAATTATCTTTCTCTAATTCAAACGATAAATGGGGAGCACTCCATTGGAACCAACTGATAACATATAACAACAACAAAGATTGGCAATCGCTTTACATATACAATGAAGTAAATAATCTTCAAGCATCGAAAAGCCTGATGCATTACGGTAATCTAAACAAAAGCTTCCACGTGATGGAAAGAATCAGTTATACCAATGGGATTACTGACAGATTCGGATACACATTAGAAAGCTCTATAGATATAAATAAAGGGAACGATCATTCATTACGGGTAGACACTTTGGAAAGTTCGATAACACAAACATATCTGACTATTCCATCAAAACTCCGTAATACGGAGTGGAACGGCAATGTTCAGCTAATGTATATACTGAATCCAGAAACAGAAAGCCAACTCTCTTTAGACTATTCCGTTAAATACGAAAACGGATGGAAACATCAATTCGCCTGGAATATGTTAAACCCGACAGATCCACAAACGGACGAAGCCAATACATATAGCTATAAAGTGAACAACTTGATACAAAAGCAGGAAGTGTCATTGCACTTTTCTCCCTATGAGAAAACAAGTTGTGACATCTCCGCAGGACTTAAGGAAAGTACACTTAACCGAAAAGAAAAAGACATAGACAACTACCAAAAAACATTCATTTCTCCAACCGTTAAGCTTTCTCTTGTATATTCAGATATAACAAATTCATGGAATACCACTTATATGCTGCACAACCTTGTGCCAAACATAGTACAGTTGCGTCCGCAAATAGACAACAGTAATCCCTATATGCTGCGCAGTGGAAATCCTAACTTAAAACAATCATATCTACATTCATTCCTCTTCAATTACAGCCGTATGCTGGGAAAACATAACCACACCCTAGGTGTAGCTATCAACACTACAATCCGCCAACACTCTCCTGTAGCGAAGACCACCTATTATAATACAGAAACTTATCTACCGGAATTACAATACACAACACCAGCTCACAGCTCCCTAATTAGTTTTGAAAACGTAGAGGGATATTGGGATATAAAAGGCAAACTGATATGGCAAGCTCCTATACGTAGTATAAAATCTAAATATATCTTATCTACCGGATTCAACTATGAACATAATCCATATTACATAGGGGAAAATAAGACTACAACGCGTACCTATGATCCATCGCTCGAACATTCGCTACTATGTAATCTAACTAAAAAACTAAAAATAACGGTCAGTACCAATACTCGATATATACATAGTATCAATACTGAAAATTATACAGGGAAAACATTCTATCAGACAGCGGGAACAACAGTAGATATCAGCCAAATATGCAAACATTTCTATTTAAGCAGTCATTATCTTTTCATTTTTAGCCGTGATTATGGAATAAACAAAGAGATTAACCGCAATCACACCCTAAACTTGAATATCGGATGCAAAGTGTTAAATCGTAAAGGAGACATTAGTATTGCCGCATACGATTTATTAAATAGTCACCGAACATTCAGTAGTCAAATGTATTCCAACTACATTCAAAATACATGGACTAATTATTATGGACGATTCTTTACCATAAACTTTGCGTATCGGTTTGGTAAAGTGAAATCGAATTACGAAGGGAATACGAATGACGGAAGCATACGTGAATACAGATCAATGCCCGGCAAAATATGA
- a CDS encoding PKD-like family lipoprotein yields MKKNNITQLIILLLPNILWFTSCYEDKSSFATNLIPEVQISINDKNQENSIYVGYQSPVDIVPSITQDGFDGSNLRYEWAVTEEPSTTNPVYEIIGTEKDFHGIINRPISNGTYTLKLTVTDVANDNLQYIYSWKLYVQSSFLDGLLIADSENGTTTDLTLINNSQITNQYTKEERIFRHILETANGAAYDELLTSLTYEVMGNTAILGSSHLNQIWAISSTGKSIRFNCEDYSINGTWEDEKIFLYCPTDFQVKSYIRSSQLFIAYTNNGLYSFLNTAGNKFSMPNSVFNGFEINNNVYAANSSFSIGDNHLVWLDKPKGAFYSLNGTSYNTCTPYISNPDFDPNDMGSQTAIAATSSQDGSLTTFLLKDDNSGDYAIYTLSQYKAEEGYYEDPDNWDGWVVTSPEQPAAAKNKYIIPAAGKNLLDKAVSIFFGHTNNVLYVVTDAAIYSFTYGMGNEVSVSTTSQFSPSNGEKITKAKLYQQGQYTNQLNVMTGNPPAITPNAWNNKALIIVTQSTEFDGKVSIVPMKQAGAGTLDVSQALVYDGFGKILDVTTTGY; encoded by the coding sequence ATGAAGAAAAATAATATAACTCAATTAATAATATTACTGCTGCCTAATATTCTCTGGTTTACTTCTTGCTATGAGGATAAAAGTTCATTTGCAACAAACCTTATTCCAGAAGTACAAATTAGTATAAATGATAAAAATCAAGAAAATTCAATATACGTAGGTTATCAATCTCCTGTCGATATTGTACCATCTATTACCCAAGATGGTTTTGATGGTTCTAATTTGCGCTATGAATGGGCTGTAACCGAGGAACCCTCAACTACCAATCCTGTTTATGAAATTATTGGTACAGAAAAAGACTTTCATGGTATCATAAATCGTCCTATATCAAATGGAACCTATACGTTAAAATTGACTGTAACAGATGTAGCAAATGATAACTTACAATATATTTATTCTTGGAAATTATATGTACAAAGTAGCTTCCTAGACGGATTGTTAATCGCAGATAGTGAGAACGGCACAACAACAGATTTGACTTTGATTAACAATTCTCAAATAACAAATCAATATACAAAAGAAGAAAGAATATTTCGTCACATACTAGAAACTGCTAATGGAGCAGCATATGATGAATTATTGACTTCATTAACCTATGAGGTGATGGGGAACACAGCAATACTTGGTAGTTCTCACTTAAATCAGATTTGGGCTATTTCTTCCACAGGAAAAAGTATTCGTTTCAACTGTGAAGACTATTCAATAAACGGAACATGGGAAGATGAAAAAATATTTTTATATTGCCCCACCGATTTTCAAGTAAAATCTTATATTCGTTCTTCACAACTTTTCATTGCTTATACAAATAATGGACTATATTCATTCTTAAACACAGCAGGTAACAAATTCTCTATGCCTAATTCTGTTTTTAATGGATTTGAAATCAATAACAATGTATATGCAGCAAATTCTTCATTTAGTATTGGTGACAACCATTTAGTATGGTTAGATAAACCCAAAGGTGCCTTTTATTCCTTAAATGGCACGAGTTATAACACATGTACTCCGTATATCTCAAATCCAGATTTCGATCCTAATGACATGGGAAGTCAAACAGCTATTGCCGCAACAAGTTCTCAAGATGGTTCATTGACCACTTTCTTACTAAAAGACGATAATAGTGGAGATTATGCTATTTACACTTTAAGCCAATATAAAGCAGAAGAAGGCTACTATGAAGATCCTGATAATTGGGATGGATGGGTAGTTACCTCACCAGAACAACCAGCAGCTGCAAAAAACAAATATATTATTCCAGCAGCAGGCAAAAACTTATTAGACAAAGCTGTATCTATTTTCTTCGGACATACAAATAATGTATTATATGTAGTAACAGATGCAGCTATATATTCATTTACATATGGTATGGGAAATGAAGTATCTGTCTCCACCACCTCGCAGTTTAGCCCTAGTAACGGAGAAAAAATCACAAAAGCCAAGCTGTATCAACAAGGACAATACACTAATCAATTAAATGTTATGACAGGTAATCCACCAGCTATTACCCCGAATGCATGGAATAACAAAGCACTCATTATTGTGACCCAATCCACAGAATTTGATGGAAAAGTTTCAATTGTTCCAATGAAACAGGCTGGTGCAGGTACCTTGGACGTCTCTCAAGCACTAGTCTATGATGGCTTCGGCAAAATTCTGGACGTAACGACAACCGGATATTAA
- a CDS encoding zinc-dependent metalloprotease — MKKLFLWLMAGLLIIGSTNEANARSKKKKGKAKTEQQADSVQKKKKSVYDKLFKDKKKHTVNKGTITVHQYEDKIYLELPVELMGRDFLVNSAITTASDISMAGTKAAQSRYLIIDKTDSLILFRDPKYNVRLNEQDDNQEAAFALSRSNAIYKAFPIEGYTSDSTAVVFNATSYFSCSNKDVLNLSGRSYGGMLTIVSASPQSKTSFVDSADAFDNCISITQNCTAKLSISIMGFVSKEQPELTMSVQTTLALLSKEKMNTREANPRVGTGYISYTDYRNEKRFKKGYYVTRRNITTQQPVVFYIDTLIQDSWVKAIQKSANEWNIIFEDLGIGKPIIIKPYEKDSTFRANNPMINTIAFLNNNNSEVTAYNVTDLRTGEILSTKIGVPRDLAVSVRRNGVYQMAEVDPRFRTYYIADEVICENLTARMLKAFGLSLGLATNLAGSAAYSPEELRSPEFTQKYGITASVMDNVLYNYLAQPGDKEKGVVLIVDKPGVCDAFTLKYLYAATSENESDILKKWAMEHDGDPRYFYGKRSPAYATDPRCQNYDLGNDPIASLDAQIAHVKYVVKNSPAWFHDDNIPNDYRELFPDFVIIELINKTLSPVSSYIGGIYINEANEKSNVPSYQPISADMQKKVLQKIFSTFYDLSWLDSNKDFLRLGGVNPDMSTWIYNNGYPMMSLMFRLMRMGLSVEKSTKPYTQEAYLNDIEKQLFKETLNGKPLSAPMIAQLSVYISSLKGMCPTLKAIDKAVSTGAASIALNEQTNPKLQALELQTIFTTISATEEQSGMEPMTAVNFYAGTDIEAICYEKLKSARRYLIQARSIASNDIERGKCDYLITMIDRVI; from the coding sequence ATGAAAAAACTATTTTTATGGTTAATGGCGGGTTTGCTGATTATCGGATCAACAAATGAAGCCAATGCCCGCTCCAAGAAGAAAAAAGGAAAAGCCAAAACTGAACAACAGGCAGACAGTGTACAAAAAAAGAAAAAGAGTGTATACGACAAGCTTTTCAAAGATAAGAAGAAACATACAGTCAATAAAGGGACAATTACAGTTCACCAGTACGAGGATAAGATTTATCTGGAACTACCAGTTGAATTAATGGGACGGGATTTTTTAGTAAACTCTGCCATCACTACTGCAAGTGATATTTCGATGGCAGGCACAAAAGCTGCTCAAAGTAGGTATCTGATTATTGATAAAACCGATTCATTAATATTATTCCGAGATCCGAAATACAATGTTCGCCTCAACGAACAGGACGATAATCAAGAAGCGGCTTTTGCTTTATCTCGCAGTAATGCTATTTACAAAGCATTTCCAATTGAAGGATACACCAGCGATTCAACAGCTGTTGTATTTAATGCCACTTCCTATTTCTCTTGTTCCAATAAAGATGTGCTAAATCTTAGTGGACGCAGTTATGGAGGTATGCTCACAATTGTAAGTGCTTCTCCCCAAAGTAAAACATCTTTTGTGGATTCTGCAGACGCATTCGACAATTGCATCAGCATCACTCAAAACTGTACTGCAAAGTTGAGCATCAGCATCATGGGCTTTGTCTCCAAAGAACAACCGGAATTAACAATGTCAGTACAAACAACATTAGCCCTACTATCGAAAGAAAAGATGAACACCCGCGAAGCCAACCCACGCGTAGGAACAGGGTATATCTCATACACAGACTATCGTAATGAAAAACGTTTCAAGAAAGGATATTATGTAACACGTCGTAATATAACGACGCAACAACCTGTTGTCTTCTACATTGATACTCTGATTCAGGATAGCTGGGTAAAAGCCATCCAAAAAAGTGCAAATGAATGGAATATAATATTTGAAGACTTAGGAATAGGAAAACCAATCATAATAAAACCGTATGAGAAAGATTCAACTTTTCGTGCTAATAACCCAATGATAAATACGATTGCTTTTCTGAATAACAACAACTCGGAAGTTACCGCATACAATGTCACAGACTTACGCACTGGCGAAATTTTAAGTACCAAGATAGGAGTACCACGTGACCTTGCCGTCAGCGTACGCCGTAATGGAGTATACCAAATGGCAGAGGTCGATCCGCGCTTCCGGACTTATTACATTGCTGATGAGGTAATCTGTGAGAATCTGACAGCACGTATGCTAAAAGCATTTGGCCTTAGTTTAGGATTGGCTACTAATTTAGCTGGTTCTGCAGCATACTCCCCTGAAGAACTACGTTCTCCTGAATTTACTCAAAAATATGGTATCACAGCTTCAGTCATGGACAACGTATTATACAATTATCTGGCACAGCCCGGTGATAAAGAAAAAGGAGTGGTATTGATTGTCGACAAACCGGGTGTATGTGACGCATTTACGCTCAAATATCTGTATGCCGCCACCAGTGAAAATGAATCAGACATATTGAAGAAATGGGCCATGGAACACGATGGAGATCCACGCTATTTCTATGGGAAGCGTTCACCAGCTTATGCTACAGACCCGCGTTGCCAAAACTATGATTTAGGTAATGATCCGATAGCCTCTTTAGATGCACAAATTGCTCATGTGAAATATGTAGTTAAAAATAGCCCTGCCTGGTTTCACGACGATAATATCCCCAATGATTATCGGGAACTATTTCCTGATTTTGTGATTATTGAATTAATCAATAAAACATTGTCACCTGTATCTTCTTATATCGGAGGTATTTATATCAATGAAGCCAACGAAAAAAGCAATGTACCTTCATATCAACCGATATCGGCAGATATGCAAAAGAAAGTCTTACAAAAGATATTCAGTACCTTCTATGATTTAAGCTGGCTGGACTCCAATAAGGATTTTTTGCGTTTAGGTGGTGTCAATCCTGATATGTCAACATGGATTTACAATAACGGGTACCCAATGATGTCTTTGATGTTTCGTTTGATGCGTATGGGATTGAGTGTAGAGAAATCAACTAAACCTTATACCCAAGAAGCATATTTGAATGATATAGAGAAACAATTATTCAAAGAAACTTTAAATGGGAAACCTTTAAGTGCTCCAATGATTGCACAACTGTCTGTATATATCAGTTCTTTAAAAGGAATGTGTCCGACATTAAAGGCTATTGACAAAGCTGTATCAACAGGCGCAGCTTCGATTGCTCTCAATGAGCAAACTAATCCTAAGTTACAAGCATTAGAACTGCAAACGATCTTTACCACTATATCTGCAACAGAAGAACAATCTGGCATGGAACCTATGACTGCTGTTAATTTCTATGCTGGTACGGATATCGAAGCTATTTGCTATGAGAAACTGAAAAGTGCACGCCGCTATTTGATACAGGCTCGTTCTATAGCTAGTAATGATATTGAGCGTGGAAAGTGCGACTATTTGATAACGATGATTGACCGGGTAATCTAA
- a CDS encoding zinc-dependent metalloprotease — MRKKILLLAVLVVASATTIDAQRKFPFFWKKKKAKTEQTTPAKKESEYDKLFKKKHETAKGLITLHLLDGKVYFELPVDLINKDMLIGSTVTSISDNGNAVVGSKPTDLLHVMFTRNKTHVQLRQVNTDYITGSTQIDEALRKSTLGAIISNQKIQAYNNDSTAIVFDMTGVFLSDNKKMSPFDRNSIYGMYNRTENYQSDCSYISQIKAFKDNVSIKSCLSYTFSVSNSQGASLIKDRPFTAEMTRSIMLLKEKPYRPRMADYRIGVFFTGREQLGEGAKTTAPVYYANRWDIQPSDTAAYLRGEKVKPTKQIVFYIDNTFPEKWKPYLREGVTQWNELFEQIGFKDVVAAKDFPTDDPEFDPDNIKYSCVRYAPSSIENAMGPSWVDPRSGEILNASVYLYHNVIKLISNWLFVQTAQADKDVRTVNIPDEMVGDALRYVLSHEIGHCLGFMHNMGASSTFPVDSLRSPEFTQKYGTTPSIMDYARFNYVAQPGDKERGVKLTPPRFGEYDKYLIKWTYTPVFNVNTADEEAVITSKWITDAIKENPVYRYGKQQVYGVVDPRSQTEDIGDNSMKATRYGIKNLKYIMNNLENWISEGDDTYEYREDLFIGIVEQLAMYVTHVAGNVGGYFVNEVKEGDTMPRFAQIPKAQQKEALNYLFEIYNDLDWLDNKNLLTKFPVSGSPKQTIQNFMLRYILPVPFQVSQYEGLEKDSFTAAEAFNMIYNFVWKPTISGHTLTESQMNLQKQYIYMMMQTAGFTIKGAGKALAGEKLLDINHRQFGYTCCQGHALKENAMHNPVAGFEWRPLNRFSMTAKVTQADVYAYIAKAKQLMKQKAASASGKTKAHYELLLKMLDINLK, encoded by the coding sequence ATGAGAAAAAAAATCCTCTTACTTGCAGTATTAGTGGTAGCTTCGGCTACCACTATCGATGCGCAACGCAAATTTCCATTCTTCTGGAAAAAGAAGAAAGCAAAAACGGAACAAACTACTCCGGCGAAGAAAGAAAGTGAATACGACAAACTATTCAAAAAGAAACATGAAACGGCAAAAGGACTGATAACATTACATTTGCTGGATGGAAAAGTCTATTTTGAACTTCCTGTGGATTTAATCAATAAAGATATGCTTATCGGTTCTACAGTTACCAGTATATCCGACAATGGCAATGCCGTAGTCGGATCCAAACCGACCGATCTGCTCCATGTTATGTTTACACGTAATAAAACACATGTACAATTACGCCAAGTAAATACTGATTATATTACAGGCAGCACACAAATCGATGAAGCTTTACGCAAAAGCACTTTGGGAGCAATTATCAGTAATCAGAAAATTCAGGCATACAACAATGACTCTACCGCCATTGTATTCGATATGACCGGAGTTTTCTTAAGCGACAACAAAAAAATGAGTCCATTCGATCGTAATTCAATCTATGGAATGTACAATCGTACAGAGAATTATCAATCCGACTGCTCTTACATTTCACAAATCAAGGCTTTCAAAGATAATGTTTCTATTAAAAGCTGTCTGTCATATACATTCTCTGTCAGCAATTCACAAGGGGCATCACTCATAAAAGACCGTCCATTCACCGCAGAAATGACACGTTCCATCATGCTGTTGAAAGAAAAGCCTTACCGTCCACGTATGGCAGATTACCGTATCGGTGTATTCTTTACCGGACGCGAACAACTAGGCGAAGGAGCTAAAACGACCGCACCCGTTTACTATGCCAATCGATGGGATATACAACCGTCTGACACTGCTGCCTACCTACGTGGTGAGAAAGTGAAACCCACTAAACAGATTGTTTTCTACATCGATAACACTTTTCCGGAAAAATGGAAACCATATCTGCGGGAAGGAGTCACCCAATGGAATGAATTATTCGAGCAGATTGGATTCAAAGATGTTGTAGCAGCCAAAGATTTCCCGACTGATGATCCGGAATTCGATCCGGACAATATCAAATATTCATGTGTTCGCTATGCTCCATCAAGCATTGAGAATGCTATGGGACCATCATGGGTAGACCCACGAAGCGGAGAAATCTTGAATGCCTCCGTATATTTATATCATAATGTTATCAAGCTTATCAGTAACTGGTTGTTCGTGCAAACAGCACAAGCCGATAAGGATGTACGTACTGTCAATATTCCGGATGAGATGGTTGGAGACGCATTACGCTATGTACTTTCACACGAAATCGGTCACTGTTTAGGGTTTATGCATAATATGGGAGCTTCTTCCACTTTCCCGGTAGATTCTTTACGTTCACCGGAATTCACGCAGAAGTATGGCACTACTCCTTCCATTATGGATTATGCCCGCTTCAACTATGTAGCACAACCCGGCGATAAAGAGCGTGGTGTAAAATTGACTCCTCCCCGCTTTGGTGAATACGACAAATACCTAATTAAATGGACATATACTCCGGTATTCAATGTTAATACTGCAGACGAAGAAGCAGTTATAACAAGCAAATGGATCACTGATGCCATTAAAGAAAATCCTGTGTACCGATATGGAAAACAACAAGTATATGGAGTTGTTGATCCCCGTTCACAAACAGAAGATATTGGTGACAACTCTATGAAAGCAACTCGATATGGCATCAAGAACCTTAAGTATATCATGAACAATTTGGAAAATTGGATTTCCGAAGGTGACGATACATACGAATACCGTGAAGATTTATTTATTGGTATCGTAGAACAACTTGCAATGTACGTTACCCATGTAGCAGGCAATGTAGGTGGCTATTTTGTCAACGAAGTTAAAGAAGGGGACACAATGCCACGTTTTGCACAAATTCCGAAGGCACAACAAAAAGAAGCCCTGAATTACCTATTCGAAATTTATAATGATCTGGATTGGCTTGACAACAAAAACTTATTAACTAAATTTCCGGTTTCCGGTTCCCCTAAACAAACTATTCAAAACTTCATGTTGAGATATATACTGCCTGTACCTTTTCAGGTATCACAATACGAAGGATTAGAGAAAGATTCATTTACTGCTGCCGAGGCTTTCAACATGATATACAATTTTGTTTGGAAACCGACTATTTCCGGACATACATTAACAGAATCCCAGATGAATCTTCAGAAACAATATATATACATGATGATGCAGACTGCCGGGTTCACAATCAAAGGAGCCGGAAAAGCATTAGCCGGAGAAAAACTACTTGATATCAATCACCGCCAGTTCGGATATACTTGTTGCCAGGGACATGCTCTCAAAGAAAATGCAATGCACAACCCTGTAGCAGGTTTTGAATGGAGACCATTGAATCGTTTTTCTATGACGGCCAAAGTTACACAAGCAGATGTATACGCATATATAGCTAAAGCCAAACAACTGATGAAACAAAAGGCAGCCAGTGCATCAGGGAAGACGAAAGCTCACTATGAATTATTATTAAAGATGCTCGACATCAACTTAAAATAA
- a CDS encoding carboxypeptidase-like regulatory domain-containing protein has translation MYTFAQESVSSPIIKGKDNKNLEFFKSNKLQSPISPTSIFGQEIRGVVYDKKTNEVLIGASVIEVGSSNGTITDIDGQYSIKLSNSDKKILQASYLGYVVKQERVGNRKVVNFFLEEDQVTISNK, from the coding sequence ATGTATACATTTGCACAAGAATCCGTCTCTTCCCCCATAATTAAGGGAAAAGACAATAAAAATTTAGAGTTTTTCAAAAGTAATAAACTTCAATCCCCCATCTCTCCCACAAGCATATTTGGTCAAGAAATCCGAGGAGTTGTTTATGATAAAAAGACAAATGAAGTGCTAATAGGTGCAAGTGTTATTGAAGTCGGCAGTTCTAATGGCACCATAACTGATATTGATGGACAATATAGCATAAAATTATCTAATTCCGACAAAAAAATTCTCCAAGCAAGTTATTTAGGATATGTAGTAAAGCAAGAAAGAGTTGGAAACCGAAAGGTTGTAAATTTCTTCTTAGAGGAAGATCAGGTGACAATTTCAAATAAATAA